A genomic window from Candidatus Obscuribacter sp. includes:
- a CDS encoding tetratricopeptide repeat protein, giving the protein MKKTLLLALTCSITANLIVLPPVLADAVSWDKTSKEATQAANKKDYETAITLFKKAIDDAKGSGLEAKFIALTMSDLANVYRDQGKTTEAESLLKEGLALKEKAYGSMDPTLVSSLANLGQFYKNTGRLPEASAMLERACAIQEKKSGPNSVMLVPLLNARASIAMSSGDDEQALKLLNRVVSLAKGSNDKATQIISMNNLATVLRRQGKSAEAEALLAQVVQLQTSQKPAGKNEADRGQNNDHNKAAALTQLARVRREKGEFDKAKPLLLQAYNLLTAKGTTEPIAAQIVAIDNLATCCKEMGDYAEAVKYYRQAVVLQGKVSDATPEAKAARLTNLALALVASGDTTESEGLLTNSVQLMEQQYGKDSDKIAPALSNLAEVYRIENRFTDAEPTLIRTLEIRKKALGATDPTVGETTSDLGVLYKQMGKDSDSLKFFEEAVTVRETTPDTPELATALLNLAKAYRQSGQYAKAEPLYKRALTIREKNFGTNDQQVAAVLRNYAILLRAMDRKDEAKALDRRALKIEDVADN; this is encoded by the coding sequence ATCTCATTGTTTTGCCACCAGTACTGGCTGATGCCGTGTCCTGGGACAAAACGTCAAAAGAGGCCACGCAGGCAGCCAATAAAAAGGACTATGAGACTGCCATTACCCTCTTCAAAAAAGCTATTGACGATGCCAAGGGGAGTGGTCTTGAAGCCAAGTTTATTGCTTTGACCATGAGCGACCTTGCCAATGTTTACCGCGATCAGGGTAAAACCACTGAGGCTGAGTCCTTACTTAAGGAAGGGCTGGCTCTCAAAGAAAAGGCTTATGGCAGCATGGATCCAACTCTTGTATCCAGTTTGGCTAATCTTGGTCAGTTTTATAAAAATACCGGTAGATTGCCCGAAGCCAGCGCCATGCTGGAGCGAGCCTGTGCTATCCAGGAAAAGAAGAGTGGTCCAAATAGCGTCATGCTTGTACCGCTTCTCAATGCTAGGGCTAGCATCGCCATGTCCTCCGGTGATGACGAGCAAGCGCTCAAACTTTTAAATAGAGTTGTTAGTCTGGCTAAAGGCTCAAATGATAAAGCCACTCAAATTATCTCGATGAATAATCTGGCTACAGTGCTAAGACGGCAGGGCAAGAGTGCTGAGGCTGAAGCCCTTCTAGCACAGGTAGTGCAATTGCAGACCAGTCAAAAACCGGCTGGCAAAAACGAAGCGGACCGCGGTCAAAATAATGATCACAATAAGGCTGCCGCTCTTACTCAGTTAGCGCGTGTGCGACGTGAGAAGGGCGAGTTTGATAAAGCCAAGCCTCTACTATTGCAAGCTTACAATTTGCTTACTGCTAAGGGCACCACTGAGCCTATTGCCGCTCAGATTGTGGCAATCGACAATCTTGCTACTTGCTGCAAAGAAATGGGTGACTATGCCGAAGCTGTTAAATATTACAGACAGGCCGTTGTATTGCAGGGCAAGGTGAGTGATGCCACTCCCGAAGCTAAAGCTGCTCGTCTTACTAATCTAGCACTTGCTCTTGTGGCATCTGGTGATACCACAGAGTCTGAAGGCTTACTGACAAATTCAGTGCAATTGATGGAGCAGCAGTACGGCAAGGACAGCGACAAAATTGCGCCAGCTCTCTCCAATCTTGCCGAAGTTTATCGCATCGAAAACCGTTTTACTGATGCCGAGCCGACGTTGATACGCACCCTGGAGATACGCAAAAAAGCTCTGGGCGCAACTGATCCTACCGTGGGCGAAACTACAAGCGATCTTGGTGTGCTCTATAAACAGATGGGCAAGGACAGTGACTCTCTCAAGTTTTTTGAAGAAGCAGTTACTGTAAGAGAGACCACTCCTGATACTCCAGAACTCGCCACCGCTTTGCTCAATCTGGCTAAAGCATACCGTCAGTCCGGTCAATATGCTAAAGCCGAGCCGCTCTACAAGCGTGCTCTCACTATTCGTGAAAAGAACTTTGGCACAAACGACCAGCAAGTGGCAGCAGTGTTGCGCAACTACGCAATATTGCTAAGAGCAATGGATCGCAAAGACGAAGCTAAAGCACTCGATAGGCGCGCACTCAAAATCGAAGATGTCGCTGACAACTAA
- a CDS encoding septal ring lytic transglycosylase RlpA family protein, whose translation METVHVKNAKHTLPALFSLVLAIVTASASEAHASNLIAAKPAAKSQPVPKNFSGNVSWYGVPFHGRKTASGEIFDMYKLTSAHLKLPFKTRVLVEDPKSGKSVVVKVNDRGPYAKGRVMDLSKAAATKLGTISHGVAYVDCTVVTDDDDN comes from the coding sequence ATGGAAACAGTTCACGTGAAAAATGCAAAGCACACCTTGCCTGCCCTTTTTTCTCTGGTTTTAGCCATAGTTACAGCCAGCGCTTCAGAGGCCCATGCCAGCAACCTGATAGCAGCCAAACCAGCAGCAAAGTCACAGCCAGTGCCTAAAAACTTTAGCGGCAATGTCTCCTGGTACGGTGTGCCTTTTCATGGACGCAAGACTGCTTCTGGCGAAATCTTCGACATGTACAAGCTAACATCTGCACACCTCAAACTACCCTTTAAGACCAGAGTACTGGTTGAAGACCCCAAAAGCGGCAAATCAGTAGTAGTCAAAGTCAATGACAGAGGACCATACGCCAAGGGGCGCGTGATGGATCTTTCCAAAGCGGCTGCAACAAAATTAGGCACCATTTCTCATGGTGTCGCTTACGTTGACTGCACTGTAGTCACTGACGACGACGACAATTAA
- a CDS encoding GlsB/YeaQ/YmgE family stress response membrane protein — MSCFGGYNSAMDLIHFLFYLVVSAVCAGIAMRVVPPVPGRGNNPGGFLSTAIVGIIGAWLGNYILGPIGPTLEGVPLVPAVIGSLVFVFALSMVSRVVSFKLPVGGANSSKKSK; from the coding sequence GTGTCCTGTTTTGGCGGTTATAATAGCGCCATGGATCTAATTCATTTTCTCTTTTATCTGGTTGTGTCGGCTGTCTGTGCCGGTATCGCTATGCGTGTGGTGCCGCCCGTACCTGGTCGCGGTAACAATCCCGGCGGTTTTTTGTCCACAGCAATTGTCGGTATTATCGGTGCTTGGCTCGGCAACTATATACTCGGACCAATTGGCCCAACTCTTGAGGGGGTGCCCCTTGTGCCCGCAGTGATAGGTTCACTGGTATTTGTTTTTGCTCTATCTATGGTGTCGCGGGTAGTATCTTTTAAGTTGCCTGTTGGTGGTGCAAACTCCAGCAAGAAGTCCAAATAG